Proteins encoded within one genomic window of Desulfonatronospira thiodismutans ASO3-1:
- a CDS encoding Fic family protein, producing MPTPVYYHEGKFPPPELDWARLIPFIGPANAAVARYDGILSAVPNANVLLTPLMTQEAVLSSRIEGTQATFGEVLEYEAEHDRSRFSPERKEDIGEILNYRRAMHAALDMLKELPLCQRVIKRAHEVLLQGMRGTGRSPGEYRKGPNWIGSPGCSIEEATFVPVSAEKLPDAMRIWEEYIHAQAPQDKLVQLALLHAEFEALHPFLDGNGRLGRIFVPLFMAQVGLISSPMFYISAYFEARRDEYYERLLAVSRDNDWTGWSMFFLQAVQAQAEDNLRKAQAILSLYDSLKHRFTQLTHSQYAIHALDWIFQRPIFQSSDFAYKSSIPPATAKRMLTKLKQNDMLVEIQRGGGQRSAVLALPSLLRVAE from the coding sequence ATGCCTACCCCGGTGTATTATCATGAAGGCAAATTTCCACCTCCTGAATTGGACTGGGCCCGCCTCATACCATTTATTGGTCCTGCCAACGCAGCAGTAGCCAGGTATGATGGTATCTTGTCCGCTGTACCCAATGCCAATGTCCTCCTGACGCCGCTTATGACTCAGGAAGCAGTGCTGTCCTCCCGAATTGAGGGGACCCAGGCCACCTTTGGCGAAGTTTTGGAATACGAGGCAGAGCATGATAGATCCAGATTCAGCCCAGAGCGCAAAGAGGATATCGGTGAGATTTTGAATTACCGGCGGGCTATGCATGCTGCGCTGGATATGCTCAAAGAACTGCCCCTTTGCCAAAGAGTGATCAAAAGAGCGCATGAAGTCCTCTTGCAAGGAATGCGAGGGACGGGCAGATCACCGGGAGAATACAGAAAAGGTCCGAACTGGATCGGCTCTCCAGGATGCAGCATTGAAGAGGCCACATTTGTACCTGTTTCAGCTGAAAAGCTCCCGGATGCCATGCGGATCTGGGAAGAATACATCCATGCCCAGGCTCCTCAGGATAAGCTCGTTCAGTTAGCTTTGCTTCATGCAGAATTTGAAGCCCTGCATCCTTTCTTGGATGGGAATGGCCGATTGGGACGGATTTTTGTGCCTCTGTTCATGGCTCAGGTCGGGCTCATTTCCAGCCCTATGTTTTATATCAGCGCTTATTTTGAAGCCAGACGCGATGAATATTACGAGCGGCTCTTGGCTGTCTCCCGGGATAATGACTGGACTGGGTGGAGCATGTTCTTTCTTCAGGCTGTCCAGGCCCAGGCTGAGGATAATCTGCGCAAGGCTCAGGCCATCTTAAGCCTGTATGATTCACTCAAGCATCGTTTTACTCAATTGACCCATTCCCAGTACGCTATCCACGCCTTGGACTGGATTTTTCAGCGGCCGATTTTTCAGAGCTCTGATTTTGCGTACAAATCATCAATACCTCCGGCCACAGCAAAAAGAATGCTGACGAAACTCAAGCAGAACGATATGCTTGTTGAAATTCAGCGTGGAGGAGGACAACGTTCTGCTGTCTTGGCCTTGCCGTCCTTGCTTCGTGTAGCAGAATAG
- a CDS encoding type II toxin-antitoxin system HicB family antitoxin encodes MDYKYEMIIYWSQEDEAFLVEVPELPGCMADGQSYEEAVANAQVVIEEWIETAREIGRHIPEPRGRLMYA; translated from the coding sequence ATGGATTACAAATACGAAATGATCATCTACTGGAGCCAGGAGGACGAAGCCTTTTTGGTTGAGGTTCCGGAGCTTCCAGGGTGCATGGCTGATGGGCAGTCCTATGAAGAAGCTGTGGCCAATGCCCAGGTGGTCATTGAAGAATGGATAGAAACAGCCCGGGAGATTGGCCGACATATCCCTGAGCCCAGGGGACGGCTCATGTATGCGTGA
- a CDS encoding sensor histidine kinase has protein sequence MSKNMIPDFSGEALNNYLAEHAAIILMTLDVDGRIQQANRFTHNLVGKDVTGRLLSEVIVDFTGSFDLQNALQQEDEQHLFNVNSHSGLPQTFYFRFMEQNGKILAVGELNHLETEELRRNLVQLNNEFSNLNRELQKKNIELTKLNELKNHFLGMAAHDLRNPLGAIRNLSEFLLEEARDSLSDEYIQFLELIHTSSNFMLSLLDQLLDIARIEAGKLELDFQSTDLISLIKSVVDINKILAEKKKIQIRLEHFETIPYVELDSMKIEQVMHNLLSNAIKFSPEGNLIKVHVFLSGEHVTVAVTDKGPGIPEEDIQKLYQPFTKTSVKTPEGEKSTGLGLAIVHKIILGHMGKIWVESKVDQGTTFFFSLPVKAESKA, from the coding sequence ATGAGTAAAAACATGATTCCTGATTTTTCCGGTGAGGCCCTGAATAATTATCTCGCTGAACACGCGGCGATTATTCTTATGACCCTTGATGTAGACGGTCGAATCCAGCAGGCCAACAGGTTTACGCATAATCTTGTAGGCAAGGATGTCACAGGCAGACTGCTAAGCGAGGTGATTGTGGATTTCACCGGTTCCTTTGACCTGCAAAATGCTTTGCAGCAGGAGGACGAGCAGCACCTTTTCAATGTCAATTCCCATTCCGGTCTTCCCCAGACTTTTTACTTCCGTTTTATGGAACAGAACGGAAAAATTCTGGCTGTAGGCGAATTAAATCACCTGGAGACAGAGGAACTGCGCAGGAACCTGGTCCAGTTGAATAACGAGTTCAGCAACTTGAACCGGGAACTTCAGAAGAAAAACATTGAGCTGACCAAGCTGAACGAACTAAAGAATCACTTCCTGGGCATGGCTGCCCACGATCTGCGCAATCCCCTGGGGGCCATCCGCAACCTGAGCGAGTTTTTGCTGGAAGAGGCCAGAGACAGTTTAAGTGACGAATACATCCAGTTTCTGGAGCTCATCCACACTTCCAGCAATTTCATGCTTTCCCTGCTTGACCAGCTGCTGGATATCGCCCGGATAGAAGCCGGCAAACTGGAACTTGACTTTCAGTCCACTGATCTAATCTCTCTCATCAAATCCGTTGTGGATATAAATAAGATCCTGGCTGAAAAGAAAAAGATCCAGATCCGGCTGGAGCATTTTGAGACCATACCCTATGTGGAACTGGACTCCATGAAGATTGAACAGGTGATGCACAACCTGCTGTCCAACGCCATCAAATTTTCTCCGGAAGGCAACCTGATCAAGGTGCACGTGTTTTTGAGCGGAGAGCATGTAACAGTTGCCGTTACGGATAAAGGGCCAGGCATTCCGGAAGAAGACATCCAGAAACTTTATCAGCCCTTTACCAAAACCAGCGTCAAGACCCCTGAGGGAGAGAAAAGCACAGGACTTGGCCTGGCCATAGTGCACAAGATTATTCTGGGGCATATGGGCAAGATCTGGGTGGAGAGCAAGGTGGACCAGGGGACAACTTTCTTCTTCAGTCTGCCTGTTAAAGCTGAGTCCAAGGCTTGA
- a CDS encoding cobalamin B12-binding domain-containing protein, producing the protein MEIVRTMEFDTDLVQGYYLFKIRPVTTMITSEIYNNYLQNLLKGNRQECTKIVKDLLDRDVSIYDLYLDLFQTSLYEVGYLWETNRISVATEHMATTITESVLSLAYPRIFAAQHVGRKAVVSCLVNEYHQIGGKMVADIFELNGWDGYFLGANTPVEDLLDIVRDKQPEIVALSMSVYFNMDYLHNVLQRLESELPGQQVIVGGQAFRWGGSDIQDKYSRVQYISSIKELEKMLQQYE; encoded by the coding sequence GTGGAAATAGTAAGGACCATGGAGTTTGACACGGATCTTGTTCAGGGTTACTACCTCTTCAAAATAAGGCCGGTAACTACCATGATAACCAGTGAAATTTACAATAACTATCTTCAGAACCTGCTCAAAGGCAATCGACAGGAATGCACAAAGATAGTCAAGGACCTTCTGGACAGGGATGTGTCCATTTATGATCTCTACCTGGATCTGTTTCAGACTTCCCTTTACGAAGTAGGTTATCTGTGGGAGACCAACCGTATATCAGTGGCCACAGAACATATGGCCACCACAATTACTGAAAGTGTGCTAAGCTTGGCCTATCCCAGAATTTTTGCCGCCCAGCATGTGGGCAGAAAGGCCGTGGTTTCCTGTCTGGTAAACGAGTACCACCAGATCGGAGGCAAAATGGTGGCCGATATTTTTGAGCTTAATGGCTGGGATGGCTATTTCCTGGGTGCAAACACGCCTGTAGAGGATCTGCTGGATATTGTCCGGGACAAGCAGCCGGAGATAGTAGCACTTTCCATGAGCGTCTATTTTAATATGGACTATCTGCACAATGTTTTACAAAGGCTTGAAAGCGAGCTTCCGGGTCAGCAGGTTATTGTAGGAGGACAGGCCTTTCGTTGGGGAGGATCCGATATACAGGATAAGTATTCCAGGGTGCAATATATTTCTTCAATTAAAGAACTGGAAAAAATGCTGCAACAATATGAGTAA
- a CDS encoding response regulator, with translation MKVLIAEDEFYNRWVLSKMMASYGNCIETDNGEEAVQTFCWACRKKEPYDLVLLDIMMPALNGFEVLERIRAFEKESGIENLQKTKIVMLTSLEEPEYIDQALNEYGADSYLTKPVQLETLRQVLTDLGFFPQELDMQQEAV, from the coding sequence ATGAAGGTACTGATCGCGGAAGACGAGTTTTACAACAGATGGGTGCTGAGCAAAATGATGGCCAGTTACGGCAACTGTATCGAAACAGACAACGGCGAAGAAGCAGTACAGACTTTTTGCTGGGCCTGCAGAAAAAAGGAGCCTTACGACCTGGTTCTTCTGGACATAATGATGCCCGCACTCAACGGATTTGAAGTTCTGGAGCGTATCCGGGCGTTTGAAAAGGAAAGCGGCATTGAAAATCTTCAGAAAACCAAAATTGTCATGTTGACCTCACTGGAAGAACCAGAATATATTGATCAGGCTTTAAACGAATACGGTGCTGATTCCTACCTGACCAAGCCTGTTCAACTGGAAACACTGCGCCAGGTCTTGACTGACCTGGGCTTTTTTCCTCAAGAGCTGGACATGCAGCAGGAAGCAGTATAA
- a CDS encoding ABC transporter permease, translated as MDIINFTLNNAGLVLEYTFNHLSLVLIVLLISLALWISTGLIISWHDRLAGTVISLSNILFCIPSISLFGLFMTMPGFGLGRNTAVVVLVIYAMMPLVRSVYLGVKSVDASVVDAGKGMGMTPLQILLQIRIPMAWPMIFAGMRVSIVIVTGIATMATFIGEKNLGRLIHQGITRGDSDMIITGAIIVACMALLLDFIMARIQRRVISPGLRFDT; from the coding sequence ATGGACATTATCAACTTCACTCTAAATAACGCCGGCCTGGTTCTGGAATACACCTTCAATCACCTGTCCCTGGTTCTTATAGTTCTGCTTATTTCCCTGGCCCTGTGGATATCAACCGGCCTGATTATAAGCTGGCACGACAGGCTGGCCGGGACAGTCATCAGCCTCAGCAATATACTCTTTTGCATCCCCAGTATTTCCCTTTTCGGCCTGTTCATGACCATGCCCGGATTCGGCCTGGGCAGAAATACCGCTGTTGTTGTCCTGGTGATTTACGCCATGATGCCCCTGGTACGAAGCGTTTATCTCGGAGTCAAATCAGTGGATGCCTCTGTCGTGGACGCCGGTAAAGGCATGGGCATGACCCCGTTGCAGATTTTACTGCAGATACGGATCCCCATGGCCTGGCCCATGATTTTTGCCGGCATGCGCGTGTCCATTGTCATTGTCACTGGAATTGCCACCATGGCCACCTTTATCGGCGAAAAAAACCTGGGCAGACTCATTCACCAGGGGATCACCAGAGGCGACTCGGACATGATAATTACCGGGGCGATTATAGTGGCCTGCATGGCTCTGCTTCTTGATTTTATAATGGCCCGCATACAACGAAGGGTGATCTCTCCAGGCCTGAGGTTTGATACTTAA
- a CDS encoding ABC transporter ATP-binding protein codes for MIELINVTKIFPGAPSPSVDNVSFRVNQGNICVLLGPSGCGKTTILRMMNRLEEPSSGKILINSENTLKSDPSALRRSIGYVIQQTGLLPHRTVARNIALVPGLLGWPQEKINNRVDELLKLMGLDSGDIADKYPHQLSGGQMQRVGVARAMAADPPIMLMDEPFGAVDPIIRIRLQDEFLKLQQQVRKTICFVTHDINEAIKMADYLIIFNQGRLVQMGSPVEVLTSPADDFVLSLIGDDRGVKILDLTRAETLMEPADNISDDLLGSGCTVQSYQPVKLALEVMMKKNQDRVGVCRGNHLAGTLSWSDIKRHINKVSGEESEL; via the coding sequence ATGATTGAACTTATAAACGTTACCAAAATATTTCCGGGGGCACCATCGCCTTCAGTGGACAATGTATCCTTCAGGGTGAACCAGGGAAATATCTGTGTGCTGCTTGGCCCCTCAGGATGCGGCAAGACCACCATCCTGCGGATGATGAACCGTCTGGAAGAACCAAGCAGTGGCAAAATCCTTATAAATTCGGAGAATACCCTCAAGTCAGACCCTTCGGCACTGCGCCGCTCCATTGGATATGTAATCCAGCAGACAGGGCTGCTGCCGCACAGAACCGTGGCCAGGAACATTGCCCTTGTGCCAGGTCTGCTGGGTTGGCCTCAGGAAAAGATAAACAACAGGGTGGATGAACTGCTGAAACTCATGGGCCTTGATTCAGGGGATATAGCTGACAAATACCCCCATCAGCTGAGCGGCGGCCAGATGCAGAGGGTGGGTGTAGCCCGGGCCATGGCTGCCGATCCTCCCATAATGCTTATGGACGAACCATTTGGAGCAGTGGACCCCATAATCCGCATCAGGCTGCAGGACGAGTTTTTGAAGCTGCAGCAGCAGGTTAGAAAAACCATCTGTTTTGTGACTCATGATATAAACGAGGCCATCAAGATGGCTGACTACCTGATTATTTTCAACCAGGGCCGCCTGGTACAGATGGGTTCTCCCGTTGAAGTGCTTACCAGTCCAGCGGATGACTTTGTACTTAGTCTCATCGGAGATGACCGGGGGGTAAAGATTCTTGACCTGACCAGAGCGGAAACATTAATGGAGCCGGCAGATAATATTTCAGATGATCTGCTGGGATCCGGCTGTACAGTGCAGTCCTACCAGCCTGTCAAACTGGCCCTGGAAGTAATGATGAAAAAAAACCAGGACCGGGTTGGAGTCTGTCGGGGCAATCACCTGGCAGGAACTCTCAGCTGGTCGGACATAAAAAGACATATCAACAAAGTAAGCGGGGAAGAAAGTGAGCTTTGA
- a CDS encoding ABC transporter permease, with translation MSFDPELFIHAMSHRAPPYILEHLNLVLIPMCIAVLIALPTSIMLTRPAYRRFTSRIMAVFNAGQTIPPLAVIAIFFPFLGLGYAPAILALSIYALLPIARNTITAISSVPQDVKEAARGMGMTPWEVLRKVELPLSVPGIMTGIKTSAVLTVSTAVLAALVGGKGMGAVIFAGINFFQAELILAGTVYIGIMAVLIERMLTLLEWYLSPSHLK, from the coding sequence GTGAGCTTTGATCCGGAGCTTTTTATTCATGCCATGAGCCACCGGGCACCCCCCTATATCCTGGAGCACCTGAACCTGGTACTGATTCCCATGTGTATAGCTGTACTCATCGCCCTGCCCACGTCAATCATGCTTACAAGACCTGCGTACCGCCGCTTTACTTCCAGGATCATGGCAGTATTCAACGCCGGGCAAACCATACCGCCTCTGGCGGTAATCGCCATATTTTTTCCTTTTCTCGGCCTGGGTTATGCACCTGCTATCCTGGCCCTGAGCATTTACGCCCTTTTGCCCATTGCCCGAAACACCATCACCGCAATTTCATCTGTGCCCCAGGACGTCAAGGAGGCGGCCAGGGGCATGGGTATGACTCCATGGGAAGTTCTGAGGAAGGTTGAGCTTCCCCTGAGTGTCCCGGGCATCATGACCGGGATAAAGACCTCTGCCGTTCTTACCGTGAGTACTGCCGTCCTTGCAGCTCTGGTGGGCGGCAAAGGGATGGGCGCTGTTATTTTTGCAGGCATAAATTTCTTCCAGGCGGAGCTTATCCTGGCCGGGACTGTTTATATCGGAATAATGGCTGTTTTAATTGAACGTATGCTTACTTTACTGGAATGGTATCTATCCCCGAGTCATTTAAAATAA
- a CDS encoding glycine betaine ABC transporter substrate-binding protein has product MKMLNKIMLLAVLAILILPGCGSDDTGKGEAKLKLASSAEWTQRSDGLPNFQEHYGFEFPELAVVDLGLAYQAVGEGLAHVGIGDATEGRIVKYDLVVLEDDKAFFPAYNPAPLVRKDILETYPELEKIMQELSSRLDLKTLSMLNKKVSIDNEMPRDAARYFLLQEGLIKKEPPEQKDAGEIVVGGKTFTEALTLGYLTRYLLEDRGYKVVDETGLGETAVITPALFSGQIDIYWEYTGTGLMNVMGYDEVVTDPQECYELVKDWYLENHDVVWLDYAPANNTFVLFTSRELHEEHGWEKISDLGEYVSQ; this is encoded by the coding sequence ATGAAAATGCTGAACAAAATAATGCTGCTGGCGGTGCTTGCAATCCTGATTTTACCAGGATGCGGCTCTGATGATACCGGCAAGGGTGAAGCAAAGCTCAAACTGGCCAGCTCTGCCGAGTGGACCCAGAGATCTGACGGGTTGCCCAATTTCCAGGAACACTACGGTTTTGAGTTCCCTGAACTGGCAGTGGTAGACCTTGGACTGGCCTACCAGGCAGTTGGGGAAGGGCTGGCCCACGTGGGCATAGGAGATGCCACCGAAGGCCGCATTGTCAAATACGACCTGGTAGTGCTTGAAGACGACAAGGCCTTTTTTCCGGCCTATAACCCCGCTCCCCTGGTTCGAAAAGATATCCTGGAAACATATCCAGAGCTGGAAAAAATCATGCAGGAACTGTCTTCGCGCCTGGATCTGAAAACTCTGAGCATGCTCAACAAAAAAGTATCCATTGACAATGAAATGCCCCGGGATGCTGCCAGATATTTCCTGCTGCAGGAAGGGCTGATAAAAAAAGAACCACCTGAACAAAAAGACGCCGGTGAGATTGTAGTGGGAGGCAAGACTTTTACCGAAGCGCTGACCCTGGGTTACCTGACAAGATATTTACTGGAGGACCGGGGATACAAGGTTGTGGACGAAACTGGCCTGGGAGAGACTGCCGTAATCACTCCTGCCCTTTTTTCCGGGCAGATTGATATTTACTGGGAATATACCGGGACCGGCCTCATGAATGTAATGGGTTACGATGAAGTAGTTACTGATCCCCAAGAATGCTATGAGCTGGTAAAAGACTGGTATCTGGAAAACCATGACGTGGTCTGGCTGGATTACGCCCCGGCCAACAATACTTTTGTCCTGTTCACCTCCAGGGAACTGCATGAAGAACATGGCTGGGAAAAGATATCGGACCTCGGGGAGTACGTGTCGCAATAA
- the elyC gene encoding envelope biogenesis factor ElyC: MEVLFVLKKVVSRLVFPLPLALQVILLGLIFIIFKRNRTGFVFILAGTVFLGAISVEPVADRMLRPLEQKYQPLQYDDTSAPSYIVVLGSGHFLQEGLPPNALLSQSSLSRVVEGIRIKNMYPDSTLVFTGGRFRYPVASSELAALASVELGIDENDILVVAEAKDTEDEASLARDIVGDESFVLVTSASHMHRSMIIFKSEGMDPIPSPTDFRAPDKLYNLWDYFPSAGALAKTERVFYERLGLAWAMIRGIVPE, from the coding sequence ATGGAAGTTCTGTTTGTTTTAAAAAAAGTTGTTTCCAGGCTGGTTTTTCCGCTACCTCTTGCCCTGCAGGTCATCCTGCTGGGGCTTATTTTTATTATCTTCAAAAGAAACCGGACGGGATTTGTTTTTATCCTGGCAGGCACTGTCTTTCTGGGTGCAATATCAGTAGAGCCTGTGGCTGACAGGATGCTCAGGCCTCTGGAGCAGAAGTATCAGCCTTTGCAGTATGACGACACATCTGCTCCATCATATATCGTGGTGCTGGGGTCCGGTCATTTTCTTCAGGAAGGCCTGCCACCCAATGCCCTGCTCAGTCAGTCCTCATTGTCCAGAGTAGTGGAGGGGATAAGGATCAAAAATATGTATCCGGACTCCACACTGGTATTCACCGGCGGCAGGTTCAGGTATCCTGTGGCTAGTTCCGAGCTTGCTGCATTGGCATCTGTTGAACTGGGCATAGATGAAAACGATATCCTGGTTGTCGCGGAGGCAAAGGATACTGAGGACGAGGCCAGCCTGGCCAGGGATATCGTGGGGGATGAGTCTTTTGTGCTGGTAACGTCTGCATCACATATGCACCGGTCCATGATCATATTCAAATCTGAAGGTATGGACCCGATACCTTCGCCAACCGACTTCAGGGCACCGGACAAGCTGTACAATCTCTGGGATTACTTTCCCAGTGCAGGTGCCCTTGCCAAGACTGAAAGGGTGTTTTATGAAAGGCTTGGTCTGGCTTGGGCAATGATTAGAGGCATTGTCCCTGAATAA